CTGATCAGCCGCGGCCACCGGCTGGTCGCCGACGACGCCACCGAATTCACCCTGATCGCGCCGGACGTGATCGACGGCAGCTGCCCCGAGCTGCTGCAGGACCTGCTGGAAGTGCGCGGGCTGGGCGTGCTCAACGTGCGCGAGATGTTCGGCCACATGTCGGTCAAGACGTCCAAGTACCTGCGCCTGGTGGTCCACCTCAAGCCGCTGCGCGACGGCGAGGAGACCGACGCGCTGACCCGTCTCACCGGCGACATCGGCCACCGCGAGATATTCGACGTGCAGGTGCCGATGATCACCCTCCCGGTGGCCTCGGGCCGCAACCTGGCGGTGCTGGTCGAAGCCGCCGTGCGCAGCCACGCGCTGAAGAGCAAGGGCATCGACCCGGCACAGACCTTCATCGACCGCCAGGCGCACCAGTTGCGCCGGCTGCCCCCATGGTGAATGCATGAGCGACAACCACACATCCCCCAATCCGCTGGTCGACCCGCACGAGATCCACCTGATCGTGCTCACCGGCATGTCCGGCGGCGGCAAGACGGTGGCGCTGCGCGCGCTGGAGGACCTGGAGTTCTACTGCGTCGACAACCTGCCCTCGGTGCTGCTGCCGCAACTGGTCAACGCAGCCACCAGCGGCGACCGCCGCGGCCGGCCGCGGCGCATCGCCGTGGGCGTGGACGTGCGCAACCGCGGCACCGATTTCGCGCACATGCCGACCGTGCTGTCGGAACTGGCCGCCGCCGGCGTGCAGGTGCACCTGATTTTTCTGGACTGCCGCGACGAAGTGCTGATCAAGCGCTATTCGGAAACCCGCCGGCGCCATCCGCTGGCCATCCGCGGCGTGTCGCTGGCCGACGCGATCGTCGAGGAGCGCCGGCTGCTGCGCCCGCTGATGGCGATCGCCGAGAAGGTGATCGACTCCAGCGAGCTCAACGTGCACCAGCTGCGCCGGCTGGTCGCCACCGGCTACGCGCAGGCCACCGAGGGGCTGACCCTGATGTTCCAGTCGTTCGCGTTCAAGCGCGGGCTGCCGCTGGACGCGGACTTCGTGTTCGACGCGCGCTGCCTGCCTAATCCGCACTGGCACCCGCACCTGCGCCCGCTGTCGGGCAAGGACGCGCCGGTGCGCGAATTCCTCGAGGCGGAACCGCTGGTCGGCGAATACTTCGCCGACACCGCGCGCTGGCTGGACGCCTGGCTGCCGCGCTTCGAACAGGACGACCGCAGCTACGTGACCATCTCGATCGGCTGTACCGGCGGCCGCCATCGTTCGGTCTACCTGGTCGAGAAGCTCGCCGCGCACTACCGCGGCCGTCGCGAAGGCGTGCTCACCTTCCACCGCGAGCTGGAGTGACCATGACGACCCCCGCAAACACCTCGGGTCGCCGGCCATGAGCGTCGGCGTGCTGCTGATGACCCACGAGGCGGTCGGCCACGCGCTGATCTCCGCCGCGCATCACGTGATGCCGAAGCTGCCGCTGCAGGTGGCCGCTGTGGAAGTGCCGCCCAGCGCCGACCCGGACGTGATGCGCACACTTACCGCACATCACGCGCGCGAACTCGACCAGGGCGACGGCGTACTGATCCTGGCCGACCTGTACGGCGCCACGCCGTGCAACATCGGCCTGTCGCTGGGCGCGCTCGGCGTACATCTTCGCTGCGTCTCCGGCCTCAACCTGCCGATGCTGCTG
The window above is part of the Rhodanobacter sp. LX-99 genome. Proteins encoded here:
- the rapZ gene encoding RNase adapter RapZ, yielding MSDNHTSPNPLVDPHEIHLIVLTGMSGGGKTVALRALEDLEFYCVDNLPSVLLPQLVNAATSGDRRGRPRRIAVGVDVRNRGTDFAHMPTVLSELAAAGVQVHLIFLDCRDEVLIKRYSETRRRHPLAIRGVSLADAIVEERRLLRPLMAIAEKVIDSSELNVHQLRRLVATGYAQATEGLTLMFQSFAFKRGLPLDADFVFDARCLPNPHWHPHLRPLSGKDAPVREFLEAEPLVGEYFADTARWLDAWLPRFEQDDRSYVTISIGCTGGRHRSVYLVEKLAAHYRGRREGVLTFHRELE
- a CDS encoding PTS fructose IIA subunit family protein, with protein sequence MSVGVLLMTHEAVGHALISAAHHVMPKLPLQVAAVEVPPSADPDVMRTLTAHHARELDQGDGVLILADLYGATPCNIGLSLGALGVHLRCVSGLNLPMLLRVLNYAEKPLDELAEIAASGGRGGIFIDHA